One Drosophila willistoni isolate 14030-0811.24 chromosome 2R unlocalized genomic scaffold, UCI_dwil_1.1 Seg167, whole genome shotgun sequence DNA segment encodes these proteins:
- the LOC6646722 gene encoding uncharacterized protein LOC6646722 isoform X2, translated as MTLLGPSAPGMAFMMKKKKYKFNVEVQLQDLVEVALVNEVLFAKIRLLDGGSFQEYSSREEVRNHRVEWNRSFEFPCKMSANASTGVLDPCHLRISIRKEMKGGRSYYKLGFIDLNLAEFAGAGLTSRRFLLEGYDSRHRLDNSMLRVSIKMHMLSGDILFKAPTPNLKSKQNKPSTDDLANAATGVGLQTPTATAMPSIGSGSGGTAIPLGGSGATLGGVSSLQSVPGTRPVSAVREEELDAQALISAIVTDSGLSESSESAVTLTTDNLQQHAASSYSNATTPLSQAQAPPGLGIIGSNNYGTTGMTVGGSGSGGGGGGSSNINTATLMEMGHSRNSSNTSQMSKGSGYSSFSHSQHSRQSSEGDSGHARKSVSLLNRLNQRAINAMKLSIPSMRHRQQQQQEQEHEHDKDPPLIMGTASSHHHHQHHTQTNLSLTTTIEYVSEEMLYQTPNATMSVGSEQVNFEDFRTPLAEMPMPQLLAHPQSGGLTPCSTYRSAGSPSHAASQYYDSGETSEADEYLNEDSADNDSGLEENYHTPRVAKIKSMENLSILEMEFHKASMELDRNSPRRLKQLAEHAQIPKMKSLNNLCFDDYSEQAVREEFQRIREQSLEERLRFQQHHHLSYGLRKNSTASNGSSGKLFVKHQQSHQSHHHHHQGKVGNAKFIGQDGNDSPQTTTTTPHYPIQKMRSMGTIPDVVSERIEADPFLTPTSERRPSFPRLIQSAEKPALGSSYVNRLLTYDVVDSPAVDSFSNSVAFMSRTPFERAYRRSMLHNTASTPLQATQEAFVVRPHSTNAAYELMRNPSSGSLVISETGSLDRTKSSGEKRKKGALDDGPRVSDRVEETRVNPNSLIDEILKDTKLDQLEESAETSGLQLYIARDGTASLGGHEVKSSVRAGALKQVVMQDRR; from the exons ATGACACTTCTTGGGCCTAGCGCCCCTGGCATGGCCTTTATGATGAAAAAGAAGAAGTACAAGTTCAACGTGGAAGTGCAGCTGCAGGATTTGGTCGAAGTGGCCCTGGTTAATGAGGTCCTTTTCGCCAAAATACGTCTACTGGATGGGGGTTCCTTTCAGGAGTACAGCAGTCG GGAAGAGGTGCGCAACCATCGGGTTGAATGGAATCGCAGCTTCGAGTTCCCCTGCAAAATGAGTGCAAATGCTTCGACTGGCGTCCTTGATCCCTGTCATTTGCGCATATCCATACGCAAAGAGATGAAGGGCGGACGCAGCTATTACAAACTAGGTTTTATTGATCTAAATCTTGCCGAATTCGCCGGCGCTGGCCTCACCTCACGTCGCTTTCTACTCGAGGGCTACGATTCGCGCCATCGCCTGGACAATTCCATGCTGAGAGTAAGCATTAAAATGCACATGCTGAGCGGTGATATACTCTTCAAGGC TCCCACACCCAACTTGAAGAGCAAACAGAACAAACCATCCACAGACGATTTGGCCAATGCCGCCACTGGAGTTGGTCTACAGACgccaacggcaacggcaatgCCCAGCATAGGTAGCGGCAGTGGAGGTACAGCCATCCCCCTGGGCGGAAGTGGAGCCACATTGGGTGGCGTATCCAGTTTACAATCGGTGCCTGGCACAAGACCAGTATCTGCCGTAAGGGAAGAGG AACTGGATGCACAGGCTCTGATTTCGGCGATTGTGACAGATTCTGGCCTCTCGGAGTCTTCAGAGTCGGCAGTCACCCTGACTACGGATAATCTACAGCAGCATGCCGCCTCTTCCTATTCGAATGCTACAACGCCACTGTCCCAGGCACAAGCCCCACCGGGATTGGGCATCATTGGTAGCAATAATTATGGTACCACGGGAATGACAGTtggtggcagtggcagtggcggtggcggtgggGGCAGCAGCAATATTAACACAGCCACCTTAATGGAAATGGGTCATTCCAGGAATTCCAGTAATACTAGTCAA ATGTCAAAGGGTTCGGGTTACAGTAGTTTTTCGCACAGTCAACATTCGAGGCAAAGTTCCGAGGGGGACTCGGGGCATGCTAG AAAATCCGTTTCTCTACTTAATAGACTCAATCAGAGAGCAATTAATGCCATGAAATTGAGCATACCAAGTATGCGTCAtcgtcagcagcagcagcaggagcaagaGCACGAGCATGACAAGGACCCACCTCTCATAATGGGCACAGCCAGCAGCcatcaccaccaccaacatCATACGCAAACAAATCTGAGTCTGACCACTACCATTGAGTATGTGAGCGAAGAGATGCTCTATCAGACTCCAAATGCCACAATGAGTGTTGGCAGCGAGCAGGTGAATTTCGAGGACTTCCGCACACCGCTGGCAGAGATGCCTATGCCACAATTGCTAGCCCATCCCCAATCTGGTGGATTGACGCCCTGCTCGACATATCGCAGTGCCGGATCCCCATCGCATGCCGCGTCACAGTATTACGATAGTGGAGAGACAAGTGAAGCCGATGAGTACCTGAACGAGGACTCGGCTGACAACGATTCAGGACTCGAAGAAAACTATCACACGCCCCGGGTGGCCAAAATAAAATCCATGGAGAATCTGTCCATATTGGAGATGGAATTTCACAAGGCATCCATGGAACTAGATCGCAATTCGCCACGTCGCCTCAAACAATTGGCGGAACACGCTCAAATACCCAAAATGAAATCCCTTAACAATCTCTGCTTCGACGACTATTCCGAGCAGGCAGTGCGCGAGGAGTTTCAGCGCATACGCGAGCAATCCCTGGAGGAACGTTTGCGTTTCCAGCAGCATCACCATTTGAGCTACGGCCTACGCAAAAATTCGACGGCATCAAATGGCTCCTCTGGTAAATTATTTGTGAAGCACCAGCAGAGTCACCAAAGTCATCATCACCACCATCAGGGAAAGGTGGGCAATGCCAAGTTCATAGGACAAGATGGGAATGACAGTCcacagacgacgacgacgacaccACACTATCCCATTCAAAAGATGCGTTCCATGGGCACGATCCCCGATGTGGTTAGCGAACGAATCGAAGCCGATCCGTTCCTCACGCCCACAAGCGAAAGGAGACCCAGCTTTCCCCGACTGATACAGTCGGCGGAGAAACCCGCTCTGGGATCTAGTTATGTGAACCGTTTGCTCACCTACGATGTAGTCGATTCGCCAGCTGTGGATTCCTTTTCCAACTCGGTGGCATTTATGTCGCGAACCCCCTTCGAGCGAGCCTATCGGCGTAGTATGTTGCACAACACTGCCTCCACACCGCTTCAGGCTACCCAAGAGGCTTTTGTAGTCCGGCCACATTCCACGAATGCTGCCTACGAGCTAATGAG GAATCCCAGTTCCGGTTCGTTAGTCATAAGTGAAACAGGATCTCTAGATCGCACGAAAAGCAGCGGGGAAAAGCGCAAGAAAGGAGCCCTCGACGATGGACCACGCGTCTCAGACAGGGTTGAAGAGACGCGAGTCAATCCCAATTCACTGATCGATGAGATTTTGAAGGACACGAAACTGGATCAGCTCGAGGAGTCGGCAGAAA CCTCCGGACTGCAGCTGTATATAGCGCGCGATGGAACCGCCTCCTTGGGTGGCCACGAGGTCAAGTCCAGTGTGCGGGCGGGCGCTCTGAAGCAAGTGGTTATGCAAGATCGAAGATAA
- the LOC6646722 gene encoding uncharacterized protein LOC6646722 isoform X1, with the protein MTLLGPSAPGMAFMMKKKKYKFNVEVQLQDLVEVALVNEVLFAKIRLLDGGSFQEYSSREEVRNHRVEWNRSFEFPCKMSANASTGVLDPCHLRISIRKEMKGGRSYYKLGFIDLNLAEFAGAGLTSRRFLLEGYDSRHRLDNSMLRVSIKMHMLSGDILFKAPTPNLKSKQNKPSTDDLANAATGVGLQTPTATAMPSIGSGSGGTAIPLGGSGATLGGVSSLQSVPGTRPVSAVREEELDAQALISAIVTDSGLSESSESAVTLTTDNLQQHAASSYSNATTPLSQAQAPPGLGIIGSNNYGTTGMTVGGSGSGGGGGGSSNINTATLMEMGHSRNSSNTSQMSKGSGYSSFSHSQHSRQSSEGDSGHASRFRKSVSLLNRLNQRAINAMKLSIPSMRHRQQQQQEQEHEHDKDPPLIMGTASSHHHHQHHTQTNLSLTTTIEYVSEEMLYQTPNATMSVGSEQVNFEDFRTPLAEMPMPQLLAHPQSGGLTPCSTYRSAGSPSHAASQYYDSGETSEADEYLNEDSADNDSGLEENYHTPRVAKIKSMENLSILEMEFHKASMELDRNSPRRLKQLAEHAQIPKMKSLNNLCFDDYSEQAVREEFQRIREQSLEERLRFQQHHHLSYGLRKNSTASNGSSGKLFVKHQQSHQSHHHHHQGKVGNAKFIGQDGNDSPQTTTTTPHYPIQKMRSMGTIPDVVSERIEADPFLTPTSERRPSFPRLIQSAEKPALGSSYVNRLLTYDVVDSPAVDSFSNSVAFMSRTPFERAYRRSMLHNTASTPLQATQEAFVVRPHSTNAAYELMRNPSSGSLVISETGSLDRTKSSGEKRKKGALDDGPRVSDRVEETRVNPNSLIDEILKDTKLDQLEESAETSGLQLYIARDGTASLGGHEVKSSVRAGALKQVVMQDRR; encoded by the exons ATGACACTTCTTGGGCCTAGCGCCCCTGGCATGGCCTTTATGATGAAAAAGAAGAAGTACAAGTTCAACGTGGAAGTGCAGCTGCAGGATTTGGTCGAAGTGGCCCTGGTTAATGAGGTCCTTTTCGCCAAAATACGTCTACTGGATGGGGGTTCCTTTCAGGAGTACAGCAGTCG GGAAGAGGTGCGCAACCATCGGGTTGAATGGAATCGCAGCTTCGAGTTCCCCTGCAAAATGAGTGCAAATGCTTCGACTGGCGTCCTTGATCCCTGTCATTTGCGCATATCCATACGCAAAGAGATGAAGGGCGGACGCAGCTATTACAAACTAGGTTTTATTGATCTAAATCTTGCCGAATTCGCCGGCGCTGGCCTCACCTCACGTCGCTTTCTACTCGAGGGCTACGATTCGCGCCATCGCCTGGACAATTCCATGCTGAGAGTAAGCATTAAAATGCACATGCTGAGCGGTGATATACTCTTCAAGGC TCCCACACCCAACTTGAAGAGCAAACAGAACAAACCATCCACAGACGATTTGGCCAATGCCGCCACTGGAGTTGGTCTACAGACgccaacggcaacggcaatgCCCAGCATAGGTAGCGGCAGTGGAGGTACAGCCATCCCCCTGGGCGGAAGTGGAGCCACATTGGGTGGCGTATCCAGTTTACAATCGGTGCCTGGCACAAGACCAGTATCTGCCGTAAGGGAAGAGG AACTGGATGCACAGGCTCTGATTTCGGCGATTGTGACAGATTCTGGCCTCTCGGAGTCTTCAGAGTCGGCAGTCACCCTGACTACGGATAATCTACAGCAGCATGCCGCCTCTTCCTATTCGAATGCTACAACGCCACTGTCCCAGGCACAAGCCCCACCGGGATTGGGCATCATTGGTAGCAATAATTATGGTACCACGGGAATGACAGTtggtggcagtggcagtggcggtggcggtgggGGCAGCAGCAATATTAACACAGCCACCTTAATGGAAATGGGTCATTCCAGGAATTCCAGTAATACTAGTCAA ATGTCAAAGGGTTCGGGTTACAGTAGTTTTTCGCACAGTCAACATTCGAGGCAAAGTTCCGAGGGGGACTCGGGGCATGCTAG TCGATTTAGAAAATCCGTTTCTCTACTTAATAGACTCAATCAGAGAGCAATTAATGCCATGAAATTGAGCATACCAAGTATGCGTCAtcgtcagcagcagcagcaggagcaagaGCACGAGCATGACAAGGACCCACCTCTCATAATGGGCACAGCCAGCAGCcatcaccaccaccaacatCATACGCAAACAAATCTGAGTCTGACCACTACCATTGAGTATGTGAGCGAAGAGATGCTCTATCAGACTCCAAATGCCACAATGAGTGTTGGCAGCGAGCAGGTGAATTTCGAGGACTTCCGCACACCGCTGGCAGAGATGCCTATGCCACAATTGCTAGCCCATCCCCAATCTGGTGGATTGACGCCCTGCTCGACATATCGCAGTGCCGGATCCCCATCGCATGCCGCGTCACAGTATTACGATAGTGGAGAGACAAGTGAAGCCGATGAGTACCTGAACGAGGACTCGGCTGACAACGATTCAGGACTCGAAGAAAACTATCACACGCCCCGGGTGGCCAAAATAAAATCCATGGAGAATCTGTCCATATTGGAGATGGAATTTCACAAGGCATCCATGGAACTAGATCGCAATTCGCCACGTCGCCTCAAACAATTGGCGGAACACGCTCAAATACCCAAAATGAAATCCCTTAACAATCTCTGCTTCGACGACTATTCCGAGCAGGCAGTGCGCGAGGAGTTTCAGCGCATACGCGAGCAATCCCTGGAGGAACGTTTGCGTTTCCAGCAGCATCACCATTTGAGCTACGGCCTACGCAAAAATTCGACGGCATCAAATGGCTCCTCTGGTAAATTATTTGTGAAGCACCAGCAGAGTCACCAAAGTCATCATCACCACCATCAGGGAAAGGTGGGCAATGCCAAGTTCATAGGACAAGATGGGAATGACAGTCcacagacgacgacgacgacaccACACTATCCCATTCAAAAGATGCGTTCCATGGGCACGATCCCCGATGTGGTTAGCGAACGAATCGAAGCCGATCCGTTCCTCACGCCCACAAGCGAAAGGAGACCCAGCTTTCCCCGACTGATACAGTCGGCGGAGAAACCCGCTCTGGGATCTAGTTATGTGAACCGTTTGCTCACCTACGATGTAGTCGATTCGCCAGCTGTGGATTCCTTTTCCAACTCGGTGGCATTTATGTCGCGAACCCCCTTCGAGCGAGCCTATCGGCGTAGTATGTTGCACAACACTGCCTCCACACCGCTTCAGGCTACCCAAGAGGCTTTTGTAGTCCGGCCACATTCCACGAATGCTGCCTACGAGCTAATGAG GAATCCCAGTTCCGGTTCGTTAGTCATAAGTGAAACAGGATCTCTAGATCGCACGAAAAGCAGCGGGGAAAAGCGCAAGAAAGGAGCCCTCGACGATGGACCACGCGTCTCAGACAGGGTTGAAGAGACGCGAGTCAATCCCAATTCACTGATCGATGAGATTTTGAAGGACACGAAACTGGATCAGCTCGAGGAGTCGGCAGAAA CCTCCGGACTGCAGCTGTATATAGCGCGCGATGGAACCGCCTCCTTGGGTGGCCACGAGGTCAAGTCCAGTGTGCGGGCGGGCGCTCTGAAGCAAGTGGTTATGCAAGATCGAAGATAA